GCTTTCAGACATTTGGAAGTGGCATTCTGATATCGAAACAGATAAAGATCTAGCAATCGGGTTTGGACGTGGGCTGCAGTCAGTGAACATTCTAAGAAATAGAAGTGAAGATTTACAAAGGGGCGGCATTGATTTCTTTCCAGAAGGTTGGGAAGTCGCAGATATGTTTGCATATGCTCGTCGCAATTTAAAGCTTGGTGAGGAGTATACAAAAGCAATCAAATCTGGGCCAATTCTAGATTTTTGTAAAATTCCACTTGCTCTTGCAAAGGCTACACTTCAAGCATTAGAAGAAGGAAAAGAAAAGATGACGAGACAGGATGTTAACAGTGTTGTAAATCGAGTTGTTGAGTAAAAAAGGAACCCAGGCTCTGGGTTCCTTTTTTTATGTGCTATTGTCAATACCATCTTGGTGAATTGGCTTTTTGGCTGTTTCAGGAACAAATAAAAGCCCAATCACGGCTATAATAGCAACTCCTACAAGAAAGAAGGAAGGAGTAAGCGAACTTTGAGATAAGGAAGTAAGAGCTGTAATAATAAAAGGTGCTCCTCCTCCGAATATAGCTGTGGAGATATTATACGAAAACGAATATCCGCTGTTGCGAACCCGACTTGGAAATAAAGGCGGAAGAGCTGAAGGCTGAGCACCAACGAAAAGCGAAACAAGAATTCCTAATAATAAAAAGCCAAAGAGAGGTCCGAAGTTTCCTCCATCCCTGATGAGCCAAAAAATAGGCACAGCACTTATGATAGCTAGGATGCTTGATAAAAACATAAAAAGTTTGCGTCCAAAATGATCGCTTAAAACGCCAATAAAGGGAATAAGAAAAATCATAAAGATCATTCCGATGATTGTTATAAGTAAGGAACTACTTGCCGAAAGTCCAATTTCGGTTTCAAAATAAGAAGGGAGATAAGTTAAAAGGGTGTAGTATGCTCCATTTGCAAAAGCAATACAGCAAAAAGTTGTCAAGAGAGGTTTCCGAGCAGTTGAGAACATTTCTTTAAACGGTTTTTTGGATAAAGAATCTTCCTTCTGTAATTTAGAAAAAACGGGTGTGTCATCTACTTTTGTACGTAAATACATACCAATTAAAGCTAAAGGTAGAGATAAGATAAACGGGAGGCGCCACCCCCATAGATTCATAGCATCTGCACTTAAGATGGAGGTAAGAAGAGCAACAGAGCTTGCTCCAATGATATAACCAAAAAGTACACCAGATTCAAGGAAACTTGTAAATAAACCTCTTTTTTTGTATGGAGCAGATTCTGTCATAAAAACGGTAGCTGCTCCATATTCTCCCCCTGCAGCTAGACCTTGAACCATTCGCATTACAACTAACAAAATAGTAGCCCCCATTCCAAATGATTCATAACTAGGAATAATTCCAATAG
The sequence above is a segment of the Priestia filamentosa genome. Coding sequences within it:
- a CDS encoding MFS transporter, translating into MVKNQANTKMKKATIATAMGNVVEWYEYGVYSYTAGIIGTQFFPSGSTTTAFLYAFALFAISFFFRPLGGIIFGSIGDRLGRKKILTITIVLMSLSTAAIGIIPSYESFGMGATILLVVMRMVQGLAAGGEYGAATVFMTESAPYKKRGLFTSFLESGVLFGYIIGASSVALLTSILSADAMNLWGWRLPFILSLPLALIGMYLRTKVDDTPVFSKLQKEDSLSKKPFKEMFSTARKPLLTTFCCIAFANGAYYTLLTYLPSYFETEIGLSASSSLLITIIGMIFMIFLIPFIGVLSDHFGRKLFMFLSSILAIISAVPIFWLIRDGGNFGPLFGFLLLGILVSLFVGAQPSALPPLFPSRVRNSGYSFSYNISTAIFGGGAPFIITALTSLSQSSLTPSFFLVGVAIIAVIGLLFVPETAKKPIHQDGIDNST